The sequence GGAACGATCGTCGCTCGAGGATGAGGACGGAACGATCACCCCCACGGTAAGACTGACGATCGGCGACCGAGGTTGACAGTGTTATGTCCCTCGAGTCCGACTGTTCGGACAGTGAGCGAAACGCGAACGGACCGGGAACGGTGTCGCCTCTGTGGAACCGCGCTCGAGGAGTCGCCCGGCGAGCCGGTGGCGGACGCGAGAGCCGACGGGCCGTTCTGCTCGACGGGGTGTCGGGATATCGCCGCGGATCTCGGCGTCGACGAGGGCGGCGCGGACGGGACGGTCGGCGCGGACAAGACGCTCGATGACGAGCGTCCCGCGGACCTCGAGCGGTCGTTCTTCCGGATCGACGGGATGCACTCGGCGCAGTGCGAGGCGTACCTCGAGTCGGTCGCCGAGGGTCGCGACGGCGTCGCGGATGCGGCGGCCAGTTACGTCACTGAGACGGTCCGCGTCGATCACGACCCCAATCGGATCGGGACCGAGGCGCTCGAGGACGCGCTGAGCACGACCGGATACACGGCCTACCGCCGCGAGGAGGCGGCCGAGGACGACGACGCGGCGGGCGACGAGAGCACGACCCGCCGGTCGCGCGAGATGCAGGGAGTCCGGAAGCGCCGCTCAGAGAACGTCCTCGAGGTGCGCTACATCGTCGGGATCGTCTTCGGCTCGTTCCTGCTGGTGCCGTACGTCACGACGTTCTACCCGATGTACCTCGCCGCGTTCACCGACTACTGGCTGTTCGAACAGTTCGCACAGCAGTTCAACAGCTACGAGGTCAGCCTCTACGCCCCGCTGTTCATGGGGATGACCGGCGCTATTCTCTACTTAACCGGCCGGCCGCTCCTGCGGGGGGCGTACGTGAGCCTGAAGCTCCGCGAGCCGAGCACGCACCTGCTGGCGACGCTGACCATCGTGGCCGCCTACGCCGCCGGGGCGGTCGCATTCGTCCGCGGCGGGCCGGATCTCTACTTCGACCTGACGATCCTCGTCGCCGCGATCGTGATGGGTGCGATCTTCTACGAGGAGACGGTCAAACGCGACGCCCTGAACCGGCTGACCGACCTCACGATCTCGCAGGTCGGCACGGCCCGGGTCCTCGATGCCGACGGGGCGACGCGGGAGGTGCCGATCGCGGACGTCGCGGCCGACGACCGCCTGCTCGTTCGCGCGGGCGAGCGCATCCCAGTCGATGGCCGCCTCGCCGAGGGGACGTGTACCGTCGACGAGGCGGTCGTCACCGGCGAGTCGCTGCCGGTTTCGAAGACCGACGGCGATCCGGTGATCGGCGGTTCGGTCGTCACCGACGGCGCCGCGATCGTCGCCGTCGACGACGAGACGACGAGCAGCATCGACCGACTGACGCGGACCGTCTGGAACCTCCAGAGCGCGGACCACGGCGTCCAGCGCCGGGCCGACGCGCTCGCCGGCACCGCGCTCCCGATCGTCGTCGCTGCGGCCGTCATCGCGGGGCTGGCCGCCCTCGTCGTCGACGGGACCGCGGTCGGAATCGCAGCGGCCGTCTGCCTGGCGCTCATCGCCGCGAGCCCGTGGGCGTTCGCGTTCGCGACGCCGATATCGATCGCCTCGAGCATCCGCGACGCCCTCGAGCGCGGGATCGTCATCTTCGACGAGAGCGTCTTCGAACGCCTGCGCGAGATCGACATCGTCGTCTTCGACAAGACCGGGACGCTGACGACCGGCGAGATGACCGTCCTCGAGGCCGACGCGCCCGAGGACCTCCTGCGGGCCGCCGCCGCGGTCGAACGCCGGGCTTCGCATCCGGCGGCCGCGGCGATCGCGAACGCCTTCGGCGACTCGGCGGACACTACGTCAGACGCTCGAACTGACGGCGGCGTCGTCGACGACGCCGAGGACGCCATAGACGGCGAGGGCGGCGCCGAATCCGGAACGGTCCGGGAGTTCGAGCGCCACGCCACCGGCGTCGAGGGACTCGTCGACGGGCGGCGACTCCTCGCCGGCCACCCCGAACTCTTCCGGGAGCGGGGCTGGGAGCTCGAGGACGGACTGACGGACCGCATCGCCGAGGCGCGGGACGCCGGTCACTTGCCCGTCGTTGTCGGTCGGGACGGTCACGCGGAGGGCGTCATCGTCGTCGGCGACGAGCCTCGAGAGGGGTGGGCGGAGACGGTGACGGCGCTGGCCGACGAGGGCGTCGACGTCGTGGTTCTCACCGGCGACGACGGCTCGGCGGCGGCCAACTTCCGGGGGCACTCGGGCGTCACGCGAGTCTTCGCGAATGTTCCACCCGCAGGCAAGACAGCAGCGATCCGCCGGCTGCGAACCGAGGGTCACGTGGCGATGGTCGGCGACGGGACTAACGACGCGCCGGCGCTGGCGGCGGCGGATCTGGGACTCTCGCTGGGCGGCGGGACGGCGCTGGCCGCCGACGCGGCCGACCTCGCGATCGTCGAGGACGACCTCGCCGCGGTCGAGCGCGCGTTCGCCCTCGCGCGGGCCGCCCGCCGTCGGGTCGTCCAGAATCTCGGCCTGGCGCTGGGCTACAACGCGATCGTGATCCCCGTCGCGCTGGCGGGCCTGTTGAATCCGGTCGTCACGACCGGCGCGCTGGCCGTCACCGGGCTGGCGATCGCCGGCAACTCGCTCCGCGAACTGGTCGGCGACGAGTGAGCCGGCCGACGGACCCGAGCTAGACGAGCCCGATCGAACTCGCAACGAAGAACGCCGCGAGCAGCGCACAGAGAACGCTTCCGACGGCCAGCGGGACGTTCTCCATAGCCTTCTCGTGGACCGGCATGGCCGCGTACTCCTCGCGGAAGGCCTCGAGGTTCGTCTCGTCGTAGAAGTACTTCGTCTCGAGCGCGAACCGCTCGGTGACGGCACAGCCGGTACAGACGGGGTCGCCCTCGAGTCGCTCTGCTTTCGTGTGCTCCTCGCAGTTGACGCTCCCGCAGTTGTCGCAGTAGGTGTAGGTCTCGCTCGCGCCCGCCGTCTCGCAGTGGACGCACTCCTGAAGGTCGTTTCGCGTGGTCGCCCGCGAGGGGCCGGCGGCGCGGTAGGCGTACCAGTAGTCGTACTCGCCCAGCGAGAGGCGAGACCGGACGTGCGGAACGTAAACGGGGTCGATATCTCGGACCGAGATGTCCGAACGGCTCGGCGTGCAGGTCTTTTCGTAGTCGACGTTGTTGTCGCCCGTGTAGTGGACCGTCGCCGTCTGCGCCTGCCGGAGGCGGTCGACGGTCCACTCCTTGTACTCGGTTTCAGTTTGCCCGAACCGGTGGCGTTCGACGTCGTCGAAGGTCGACTCGAGGTCGGCCGCCTCGAGGTCGATGCGGGACGCCGAGCGGTTGGCGGCGAGGTCGCGAACGTCGCCGGTCGCGACCCGCGGCTCGTCGCGGTCGGCGCGGATCACGAGGCCGGTCGTCTCGTCGATCCGGTGGATGACGCCGACGGAGGTCTCGAACGTCGCGTCTGTCGTCGCGCGGACGGTAACCGTCGGCTCGAGCGCGACCGTCGTCTCGGGCGTCGGAATCGTCGCGGCCTCGAGGTTCTCGATTTCGCGGACGGCCTCGAAGACCGGGGCGTCCCGGCCGGCGGTGGGGTGGGTCGGCCGGAGCGCTTCCTCGCAGAGAATCTCGATCCGACCGTTGTAGAGATCCAGACCGATCTCCGTGCCGATCTCCCGGAGGTCCCGTCCGTCGAGGAGTTCGATGCCGCCCTCCCGGTTCGACCCCAGGTTCGCGGCGTAGTCGCGTGCGGGCTCGGTAAACCGACCGGTCGTCACGACCATCCCGCGGACCGGCCCGTCGTAGTCGTAGGTCGCGACCGCCGAGTGGAGTTTCTGGATGACCGGCCGGCTGACGGTCCCCGTGTGCTTGCACTCGACGACGACCGCCCGGCGGCGGCCGTCGACGACTTCCTCCATCAGGATGTCCCGTCCCTCGTCGGCCGTCCGCCGCGACTGTCGAACGTTCTCGTAGCCGCAGTGTCGAAACACGTCCTCCATCAGGTCCTCGAACTCGTAGCCCGAGAGGTCGTCGAGTATCGCCATCGCGTTCACGACTCCTCTCGAGTCGACCGTCGAGAGTGTTGCGGCCCCAGTATCGGCCGCGAGAATCGGCCGCTGTTTGGCCCAAGGGCTTTTGTCGCGGTCGGCGTCCGACCGGTATGGAACGCGACCCGGACGACCTCGAGTTGAGCGACGTCGAAGCGGACGCGCTGCACGAACTCCAGCTTGGGATCGAGTACGTCCATCGGGCTTACGGGACCTTACTCGAGTTCCACCACGAGCTGGGCCACGCGATGGACCGCATGGGCGACGCCGAGGACGCCCTCCGCGAGGCCGGCCACGAGGAGTGGGCCGACGCCCTCAGAGACGACCACCTCCCGGCCGGCGCGGTCAGCGACCAGTGGACCTTCGAACTCGTCGAGGAGTTCTCCGAGGAGTTCGTAGCGGAGGTCGACGCCTTCGAGACCGAGGTCCGCGAGGAACTGGCCGACGGCGTCGATCACGTGACCGAACGCCGGCAGAAGCGACAGCTTCGCGATCGGGCGGACGGCGAGGACTAAGCCGACGGCCGCCTCGAACCGTCACTGTCAGTGATCGGGCCCGCCTTGGGATCGATCCGCTCGCTCTTCGTCGCCGTCTCCCGTCGACTCGAACAGGCGGGGCCCCGAAAGGTCCCTGGGCTCGAGTCCGGCGAGTGCGAGCAGGTCCTCGTCGTCGATGCCGGCAGTCGAGTCGGACGCCGGCTCCGACGGCTCCGCCGGCGACTCGAGCAGCGGCTCGCGGGTCGTCTCGCTCGACGAGTCGCGAGGTGCTCTCGCCGCCGCTTCGACGTCTGGGTCAGTCGGTTCGACAGCGTTCCCGGTCGTCTCCCGACGCGCCGATCGGTCGGAGTCCGCGTCGCGACCGTCAGGAACAGTCACCGGCGCGGACCCGGTATCGGAGTCGGTCGGCGACGCGGCGGATCCGTCGGCCTCGCCGACTGCGAGCTCCTCGCGGCCGGTGTCGGTATCGTCCGCCGCCGAATCGGCCTCCATCGTCACGGGGGCGAGCAGATCGTCCCCGGTCGGCGGCCGCGGCGGCTCGAAGACGTATCGGACGCCGTCGCCGCGGACGACGTAGCGGTTCTCGTCCGAATCGAAGAGCACCGCTGCCTCGAGATCGATTCCGAGGCGCGCGAGCGTCGCCAGCGAGTCGACCGTCGCACGAGGCTCCGCAAGCT comes from Haloterrigena salifodinae and encodes:
- a CDS encoding heavy metal translocating P-type ATPase yields the protein MSETRTDRERCRLCGTALEESPGEPVADARADGPFCSTGCRDIAADLGVDEGGADGTVGADKTLDDERPADLERSFFRIDGMHSAQCEAYLESVAEGRDGVADAAASYVTETVRVDHDPNRIGTEALEDALSTTGYTAYRREEAAEDDDAAGDESTTRRSREMQGVRKRRSENVLEVRYIVGIVFGSFLLVPYVTTFYPMYLAAFTDYWLFEQFAQQFNSYEVSLYAPLFMGMTGAILYLTGRPLLRGAYVSLKLREPSTHLLATLTIVAAYAAGAVAFVRGGPDLYFDLTILVAAIVMGAIFYEETVKRDALNRLTDLTISQVGTARVLDADGATREVPIADVAADDRLLVRAGERIPVDGRLAEGTCTVDEAVVTGESLPVSKTDGDPVIGGSVVTDGAAIVAVDDETTSSIDRLTRTVWNLQSADHGVQRRADALAGTALPIVVAAAVIAGLAALVVDGTAVGIAAAVCLALIAASPWAFAFATPISIASSIRDALERGIVIFDESVFERLREIDIVVFDKTGTLTTGEMTVLEADAPEDLLRAAAAVERRASHPAAAAIANAFGDSADTTSDARTDGGVVDDAEDAIDGEGGAESGTVREFERHATGVEGLVDGRRLLAGHPELFRERGWELEDGLTDRIAEARDAGHLPVVVGRDGHAEGVIVVGDEPREGWAETVTALADEGVDVVVLTGDDGSAAANFRGHSGVTRVFANVPPAGKTAAIRRLRTEGHVAMVGDGTNDAPALAAADLGLSLGGGTALAADAADLAIVEDDLAAVERAFALARAARRRVVQNLGLALGYNAIVIPVALAGLLNPVVTTGALAVTGLAIAGNSLRELVGDE
- a CDS encoding restriction endonuclease is translated as MAILDDLSGYEFEDLMEDVFRHCGYENVRQSRRTADEGRDILMEEVVDGRRRAVVVECKHTGTVSRPVIQKLHSAVATYDYDGPVRGMVVTTGRFTEPARDYAANLGSNREGGIELLDGRDLREIGTEIGLDLYNGRIEILCEEALRPTHPTAGRDAPVFEAVREIENLEAATIPTPETTVALEPTVTVRATTDATFETSVGVIHRIDETTGLVIRADRDEPRVATGDVRDLAANRSASRIDLEAADLESTFDDVERHRFGQTETEYKEWTVDRLRQAQTATVHYTGDNNVDYEKTCTPSRSDISVRDIDPVYVPHVRSRLSLGEYDYWYAYRAAGPSRATTRNDLQECVHCETAGASETYTYCDNCGSVNCEEHTKAERLEGDPVCTGCAVTERFALETKYFYDETNLEAFREEYAAMPVHEKAMENVPLAVGSVLCALLAAFFVASSIGLV